DNA sequence from the Excalfactoria chinensis isolate bCotChi1 chromosome 2, bCotChi1.hap2, whole genome shotgun sequence genome:
GACAGTACGAAAGGAGCGAGAGAGTTTCCAGGCCAAGCAGAAGAGCCTCTGGACTGAGAAGGAGAGTCtcctagctgagagaaataacCTCCTACGACAACGAGAGGCACTCTGGTGTGAGAATGAGAGTCTCAGAGTCAAGGGAAGAAATCTCTTACATCAAAGGGACACATATTGGTATGAGGGAGAGGCTCTCCGAAATGAGAAAGGCTCCCTGCAATCCAAactcaacactctccagtctgagcgcgacactctccggtccgaacgtgatgccctccagtccgagcgcgacactctctggtccgaacgtgatgccctccagtccaaactcaacactctccagtccgagtgcGACACTCTCCAGACTAAGCGCagcatttcctgttctgagtacaacgccctccagtccgagcataatgccctccagtctgagcgtaatactctccaatctgagcgagacaccctccagtccgagcgcgacactctccggtccgaacgtgatgccctccagtccgagcgcgacactctccggtccgaacgtgatgccctccagtccgagcgcgacactctccggtccgaacgtgatgccctccagtccgagcgcgacactctctggtccgaacgtgatgccctccagtccaaactcgacactctccagtccgagcacgaTGCCCTCAAGTCCAAACACGACCCTCTCCAGCCCAAGCGCGACATTCTCTGGTCCgagtacaacgccctccagtccgagcacaacgccctccagtccgagcgtaatactctccgatCCGAGAGAGACGCCCTCCGGTCTGAAtatgacgccctccagtctgagcacaacatCCTCCAGTTCGAGCGTAACACCCTCCGATCTGAGAGAGACACCCTCCGGTTCGAGCGCGACAACCTCCAGACTGAGTACGGTGCCATCCTGTTCGACCGTAACTCTCTCCGGAATCACATAGgtgccctccagtccatgtatgataccctccagtctgagagggACATCCTCGAATCTGAACTGAACGCCCTCAGAGACGGACTCCAAGCTAATttggagggcattaaaatcagccaacCTGATCAATCACAGGGGGCACCAGATTCAATGTTGGTTGCCCCTGTAAGAGGACGAAAAACGAAACGAGTTTCAACTCAGTTAGAACAACCACtggaggtagaagagcagagggtgatagaagagcaggaggaggcagaagaaaagagaaaagaaagagagggtgaactggaggaaatagaggaaataggagaggaggagccaagaattagattttctatgcCAGAATTTCTTGCCCCCAAAATTTCAAATGGGGGGTCCTCATCAATACAGTTGCCGCCATCAACACcaaggactcctggaagagcaagaggtgaggaaaaaatcacaactcttactgatcgatctttaaaactgagtgaaattcgggatctaagaaaggactatgcacgccagccaaaagaatctatagctgcttggttacttcgatgttgggacaatggggccaacagtgtgtggctcgatggcaatgaagctcgccaactgggtagcgtttccagggactcacgtgtggatagaggtattggcacatgccaagatgagtcctacaccctctggacgaggatgctgttagcggtaaaagaaagatttccccttaaacaggatctgacacctgaggaaaagaaatggactgatatagagACCGGTATTCGATATTTGAGAGaacgtgctgtggtggaaatgctatacagccctaatttcagacatgatgatcccaaccaattacatgatcctgagacagtccgtgtttcacgccttatgtggcgtgcatttacaaggactgcaccaagagagcatgctagtgcactagcaataatatatggcacaggggcaagggaaccccctgtgagtgaactgattgataaaattcatggaattgagttatttataaacactaTAGGAGTTTGCATCTCAGCCGTAATTAAAgggttagataaagtggaaaatacaattaaacggttagataaagtggaagacacacagaatgatattaTAGATATGTTGACTACCGTGCCCGATGTTGATGGATCCATGATGGTACAagatgatggggaccaggattccCACGACAACCTAACGGGAAAACTAAACCAAGCAAGACCCTCCCGTCCTGTATCATTGAAGatctcaaccataaaaaagagacgtcttcgtgttggagcaaatgacaacagtaaggtcatgcgttttgccttgttgtttttcctgcgtagCCAGGgagaggatataaagaagtggagtaattcacccacttctgcactccaggcacgagtgaaagaattacaacgcAAGTCAGTCATCAAGGCAGACCCTTCCAGAAGGGGGAAGGCTCCAGTTGCCGCAAGCCGtcgaggtaaccaatagaggggccctgcccccagccaggggggggaaagggataatagagtatactggactgtgtggattaggtggcctggcacatctcaaccacagaaatataaggccctggtggacactggtgcacagtgcaccctaatgccctccagtcaccaagggacacaatcaatacatatccatggagtgactgggggttcccaagaaTTGA
Encoded proteins:
- the LOC140248999 gene encoding uncharacterized protein; the encoded protein is MWPLIELFCKALHAIGSSVVMIQTYWAIIKLATFIYGAIGIYNRLKTFLEMLTWYLHTAPEAPKGATNITEMVVFEHVPRSFFESFIQFLKAQLTTLSIEFLVSISLNLLFIVLFISIWIYNILRKSSPEPENTEWQGVWRGFGEIFKGKTSSVSWSFTPEHLKNPESLIAYLRQECCGSGRSQEAQMIWGLAKAYRALFNTIPKSLRAERESLKADRESLRAERESLRAEKAEREKVLETEKESLRAERRSLRETVRKERESFQAKQKSLWTEKESLLAERNNLLRQREALWCENESLRVKGRNLLHQRDTYWYEGEALRNEKGSLQSKLNTLQSERDTLRSERDALQSERDTLWSERDALQSKLNTLQSECDTLQTKRSISCSEYNALQSEHNALQSERNTLQSERDTLQSERDTLRSERDALQSERDTLRSERDALQSERDTLRSERDALQSERDTLWSERDALQSKLDTLQSEHDALKSKHDPLQPKRDILWSEYNALQSEHNALQSERNTLRSERDALRSEYDALQSEHNILQFERNTLRSERDTLRFERDNLQTEYGAILFDRNSLRNHIGALQSMYDTLQSERDILESELNALRDGLQANLEGIKISQPDQSQGAPDSMLVAPVRGRKTKRVSTQLEQPLEVEEQRVIEEQEEAEEKRKEREGELEEIEEIGEEEPRIRFSMPEFLAPKISNGGSSSIQLPPSTPRTPGRARGEEKITTLTDRSLKLSEIRDLRKDYARQPKESIAAWLLRCWDNGANSVWLDGNEARQLGSVSRDSRVDRGIGTCQDESYTLWTRMLLAVKERFPLKQDLTPEEKKWTDIETGIRYLRERAVVEMLYSPNFRHDDPNQLHDPETVRVSRLMWRAFTRTAPREHASALAIIYGTGAREPPVSELIDKIHGIELFINTIGVCISAVIKGLDKVENTIKRLDKVEDTQNDIIDMLTTVPDVDGSMMVQDDGDQDSHDNLTGKLNQARPSRPVSLKISTIKKRRLRVGANDNSKVMRFALLFFLRSQGEDIKKWSNSPTSALQARVKELQRKSVIKADPSRRGKAPVAASRRGNQ